A stretch of the Kroppenstedtia eburnea genome encodes the following:
- a CDS encoding FMN-binding glutamate synthase family protein: MDPNGWMFETILRVVWRIRNRYGERDGLLENLLNLNLIMDFFLILLFLFPVGLLIYLFLFDRRQKEHSILRNYPILGKMRYFLEKIGPELRQYLFNNDNEGKPFSRNRYQQIVKRGKYLQDLIGFGSERDFGEPGYYIRNTLFPKQEEELRVDREPKIATQAYIIRHDGLFSRKEKRRDVEEPSWLLPDQDAVVIGAGLKHPFRVRGLIGMSAMSYGALGERAITSLSKGLARAGGTWMNTGEGGLSPYHQAGDVDLILQIGPGLFGVRDREGDLDWDALREKAEMERIRAFELKLGQGAKLRGGHVDGSKVTPEIARIRGVEPWRTIDSPNRFRQFGDIPSMMDWIDEIRTFTGKPVGIKIVVGGRDTVEPLVRYMAEQGNGPDFITVDGGEGGTGASYQELADGVGLPIKSALMLTDALLRKYGVRERVKLIASGKLATPDEIAVALGMGADLIHIARGFMISVGCIQALRCHSNECPVGVATTDPKLQRALVVEEKEYRVTNYVLALRKGLFRLAAAAGLESPVEFGHRHVVYKDEKGLTTSLEEIAHTWMEDGKTAGAAVES; this comes from the coding sequence ATGGATCCGAATGGATGGATGTTTGAGACGATTCTGCGGGTGGTATGGAGAATCAGAAACCGCTATGGAGAGAGGGATGGTTTGTTGGAAAATCTGTTGAACCTGAATCTGATCATGGATTTTTTCCTGATATTACTATTTTTATTTCCGGTGGGGTTGTTGATCTATTTGTTCCTGTTTGACAGACGTCAAAAAGAGCATTCCATCCTGCGAAATTATCCGATTTTGGGCAAGATGCGTTATTTTTTGGAGAAGATCGGTCCGGAACTGCGGCAATATCTCTTTAACAATGATAATGAAGGAAAACCATTCTCCCGTAACCGCTATCAGCAGATCGTCAAGCGGGGAAAGTATCTCCAGGATCTGATCGGATTCGGTTCGGAACGGGACTTCGGGGAACCGGGATACTATATTCGCAATACCCTGTTTCCCAAACAGGAGGAGGAGCTCCGGGTGGACCGGGAGCCGAAGATCGCAACCCAGGCTTATATCATCCGCCACGACGGTCTGTTCTCCCGAAAAGAGAAAAGAAGGGATGTGGAGGAGCCCTCCTGGCTGTTGCCCGATCAGGATGCAGTGGTGATCGGCGCAGGATTGAAACATCCCTTCCGCGTCCGGGGGCTGATCGGGATGTCGGCGATGAGTTACGGGGCGCTTGGGGAGCGGGCGATCACCTCTCTCTCCAAAGGATTGGCCCGGGCCGGGGGAACGTGGATGAACACGGGAGAAGGGGGGCTCTCCCCCTATCATCAGGCTGGCGATGTGGACTTGATCTTGCAGATCGGTCCCGGGCTGTTCGGAGTGCGGGATCGGGAGGGAGATCTGGACTGGGACGCCCTTCGGGAGAAAGCGGAAATGGAGCGGATCCGGGCATTTGAGCTGAAGTTGGGTCAGGGGGCGAAGCTCAGGGGAGGCCATGTGGATGGCTCCAAGGTGACCCCGGAGATTGCCCGCATCCGGGGAGTGGAACCGTGGCGGACCATTGACAGCCCCAACCGTTTCCGCCAATTTGGCGATATTCCTTCCATGATGGACTGGATCGATGAGATCCGCACATTTACCGGCAAACCCGTGGGGATCAAAATCGTGGTCGGCGGCCGTGACACAGTGGAACCCCTGGTCCGATATATGGCAGAACAGGGGAATGGACCCGACTTCATCACCGTGGACGGCGGGGAAGGAGGCACGGGTGCTTCTTATCAGGAACTGGCAGACGGAGTGGGCCTTCCGATCAAATCGGCCCTGATGCTGACAGATGCCCTGCTGCGCAAATACGGAGTACGGGAGAGGGTCAAGCTGATCGCTTCCGGAAAACTGGCCACTCCCGATGAAATTGCGGTGGCACTGGGAATGGGAGCCGACCTGATCCATATTGCCAGGGGATTTATGATCAGTGTCGGATGCATCCAGGCACTCCGTTGCCACTCCAATGAATGCCCCGTCGGAGTCGCCACCACCGACCCCAAGTTACAACGGGCGCTGGTGGTGGAGGAAAAGGAGTACCGGGTGACCAACTATGTGCTGGCCCTCCGCAAAGGACTTTTCCGCCTCGCGGCGGCAGCGGGTTTGGAGTCACCTGTCGAGTTTGGCCACAGGCACGTCGTGTACAAAGACGAAAAGGGGCTGACGACTTCCCTGGAGGAGATCGCCCACACATGGATGGAGGATGGAAAAACCGCCGGTGCGGCGGTAGAGAGCTGA
- a CDS encoding NADH:flavin oxidoreductase/NADH oxidase — protein sequence MPGLLDPIEWKGMKLKNRIIMSPMCQYSVEARDGAPEGWHDVHYVSRAVGGTGLIMVEMTDVHPDGRISDRDLGLWSDAQIPAFQRIIQACQQYGARVGIQIAHAGRKAESESLRPVAPSAISFNENFRVPHEMTSTEIQEMVELFGQAAERAVQAGVDTLEIHGAHGYLIHQFISRITNRRTDEYGEPDRFASDVIRAVRKRIPESMPLMMRISAVEYADGGYTLEETVERCKKFRDLGVDVFDVSSGGESPTGPSRVLAAAPGYQVPFAAAIRKEVGVPVVAVGNLDDPKVAEMVVRNGQADAVAVGRGMLRNPYWANEAALALGQDNILPRPYRPAF from the coding sequence ATGCCGGGTTTGTTGGATCCCATCGAGTGGAAAGGGATGAAGCTGAAAAATCGGATCATAATGTCCCCCATGTGCCAATACAGTGTGGAGGCACGGGATGGTGCACCGGAAGGATGGCATGATGTGCATTATGTTTCCCGCGCTGTGGGTGGAACGGGATTGATCATGGTGGAGATGACCGATGTTCATCCCGACGGCCGGATCTCTGACCGGGATCTGGGGCTTTGGTCCGATGCACAGATTCCCGCTTTTCAGCGGATTATTCAGGCTTGTCAGCAGTACGGGGCCAGAGTGGGGATCCAGATCGCCCATGCCGGGCGCAAAGCGGAATCGGAAAGTCTGCGGCCGGTGGCTCCTTCTGCAATTTCCTTCAATGAGAACTTCCGTGTTCCCCATGAAATGACCTCAACCGAGATTCAAGAGATGGTGGAACTCTTCGGTCAGGCGGCGGAGCGGGCGGTTCAGGCGGGGGTGGACACCCTGGAGATTCACGGTGCCCATGGCTATCTGATCCATCAATTCATCTCCCGCATCACCAACCGGAGAACGGACGAATACGGTGAACCGGACCGTTTTGCTTCGGATGTGATCCGTGCCGTTCGGAAGCGGATTCCGGAATCGATGCCCCTGATGATGCGGATCTCCGCTGTCGAATACGCCGACGGAGGATACACTCTGGAAGAGACGGTGGAACGGTGCAAAAAGTTCCGTGATCTGGGTGTGGATGTCTTCGATGTCAGTTCCGGCGGGGAGTCCCCGACGGGGCCGTCTCGGGTGCTGGCGGCCGCTCCCGGGTATCAGGTTCCCTTTGCCGCCGCCATTCGGAAAGAGGTGGGTGTCCCGGTGGTCGCCGTCGGTAATCTGGATGATCCCAAAGTGGCGGAGATGGTGGTGCGAAACGGCCAGGCCGATGCGGTGGCTGTCGGCCGGGGTATGTTGCGCAATCCCTATTGGGCCAATGAAGCAGCCCTTGCTCTGGGTCAAGATAACATTCTTCCCCGTCCATACAGACCGGCATTCTGA
- a CDS encoding phasin family protein, protein MREWMKKGLAASVGLAVISKERMEKIVREMVKRGEMTPSASKELLENLIARGEQEQEQMDQYLRERMTKLLNEMNISTREDIQRLEQQIRLLEERLSRLETKNSTPVQEEPDQGY, encoded by the coding sequence ATGAGAGAATGGATGAAAAAGGGATTGGCTGCCAGTGTGGGGTTGGCTGTGATCAGCAAGGAACGGATGGAAAAAATCGTGCGGGAGATGGTGAAACGGGGGGAAATGACCCCTTCCGCCTCCAAAGAACTCCTGGAGAACCTGATTGCCCGGGGTGAACAGGAACAGGAGCAAATGGACCAATACCTCCGTGAACGGATGACCAAATTGCTCAACGAGATGAACATCTCCACCCGTGAGGACATCCAACGCCTGGAGCAACAGATCCGTCTCCTGGAAGAGCGGCTGTCCCGTCTGGAAACCAAAAACAGCACGCCTGTTCAGGAAGAACCCGACCAAGGGTACTGA